The following coding sequences are from one Aethina tumida isolate Nest 87 chromosome 2, icAetTumi1.1, whole genome shotgun sequence window:
- the LOC109604578 gene encoding MAGUK p55 subfamily member 7 isoform X3, producing MTTNVMANGNKEKWDPALSRLLSTLQQPGNDLPSTDEELGFLSDLLQSKELHALVNVHNKILNNGASDKFFPILSCSLQVNRDVLEVLASRTPTSDDIKELFYLLQKPHVLSLLEAHDAVAQKDYYPHLPEIPQDCDEEEETIKIVQLVKSNEPLTGAQSAEPIVGATIKTDETTGKIVIARVMHGGAADRSGLIHVGDEVVEVNGINVEGKTPNDVLTILQNSEGTITFKLVPADGKCSIRESKVRVRAHFDYDAATDPYIPCKEAGLDFKKGDVLHIVSQDDAYWWQARREGDRNMRAGLIPSRALQERRIIHERTQVDNEGAENDDFDREQIATYEEVAKLYPRPGIYRPIVLIGAPGVGRNELKRRLIDTDPDKYRTPTPFTSRPMKPGEVNGKEYFFVSREKMEEDIEASKFIEFGEYKGNLYGTSSESVRSIISEGHVCILNPHYQALKMLRNPQLKPYIIYIKPPDLEILKDTRNAVHARSTFDVNNSRGFTEEEFVDIEKSAARIEFLYEHFFDETIVNSDLAIAFSQLLSACNRVETEPLWVPASWVQ from the exons ATGACAACAAATGTGATGGCTAATGGAAATAAAGAGAAATGGGACCCAG CACTATCCCGTCTGCTATCGACACTCCAACAGCCGGGAAACGACCTACCCTCCACCGACGAGGAGTTGGGATTTCTCAGCGATTTACTCCAGTCCAAGGAGCTCCACGCGTTGGTGAACGTACATAACAAGATCCTGAACAACGGTGCCAGCGACAAATTCTTTCCGATATTGTCGTGCTCGTTACAAGTAAATCGGGATGTTCTCGAGGTGTTAGCATCGAGAACGCCAACGTCCGATGACATCAAGGAGCTGTTTTATTTGCTTCAGAAACCCCACGTCctg tccCTTTTGGAAGCCCACGATGCGGTTGCTCAAAAAGATTACTACCCACACCTTCCCGAAATACCCCAAGATTGCGACGAGGAGGAAGAGACGATCAAAATTGTACAACTAGTCAAAAGTAACGAACCCTTG ACTGGGGCACAAAGTGCTGAACCAATCGTT ggtGCAACAATAAAAACGGACGAAACCACCGGCAAAATTGTCATAGCCAGAGTGATGCACGGCGGAGCTGCTGACAGGTCAGGACTGATCCATGTTGGAGACGAAGTCGTAGAAGTCAACGGAATCAACGTTGAAGGAAAAACACCAAATGATGTTCTCACAATTTTG caaAACTCCGAAGGTACAATAACGTTTAAATTGGTACCTGCGGATGGAAAATGTTCCATAAGGGAGAGTAAAGTAAGAGTCCGAGCTCATTTTGATTATGATGCAGCCACGGATCCCTACATTCCTTGCAAAGAAGCTGGGCTTGATTTCAAGAAAGGAGATGTGTTGCATATAGTTTCGCAGGATGACGCTTActg gtgGCAGGCAAGAAGGGAAGGCGACAGAAACATGAGGGCTGGTCTGATACCCAGTAGAGCGTTGCAGGAACGAAGGATAATACATGAGAGAACTCAGGTGGATAATGAAGGAG CCGAGAACGACGATTTTGACCGCGAACAAATAGCGACTTACGAAGAAGTGGCCAAGCTCTATCCGAGGCCGGGCATCTATCGTCCAATTGTACTCATCGGGGCGCCGGGCGTCGGTCGCAATGAGCTCAAACGACGCCTCATAGACACTGATCCAGACAAGTATCGGACTCCTACTCCgt TTACCAGTCGACCCATGAAACCTGGTGAAGTGAATGGCAAGGAGTACTTCTTCGTCTCCCGCGAAAAAATGGAAGAGGACATTGAGGCCAGTAAATTCATCGAATTCGGCGAGTACAAAGGCAATTTGTACGGAACCTCGTCGGAGAGCGTGAGGTCAATCATCAGTGAAGGACACGTATGCATTTTGAACCCACACTATCAGGCACTGAAAATGTTAAGGAACCCGCAGCTTAAGccttatataatttacatcaaGCCGCCTGATTTGGAGATCCTGAAGGACACCAGGAATGCCGTGCATGCTAGGTCAACATTCGACGTAAATAATTCAAGGGGATTCACG GAAGAGGAATTTGTGGATATTGAAAAATCGGCTGCCAGGATAGAGTTTTTGTATGAACACTTTTTCGACGAAACTATCGTAAACTCCGACTTAGCAATTGCCTTTAGTCAACTTTTGTCGGCATGTAATCGTGTGGAGACGGAACCTCTGTGGGTGCCTGCTTCCTGGGTGCAATAA
- the LOC109604578 gene encoding MAGUK p55 subfamily member 7 isoform X2 yields MTTNVMANGNKEKWDPALSRLLSTLQQPGNDLPSTDEELGFLSDLLQSKELHALVNVHNKILNNGASDKFFPILSCSLQVNRDVLEVLASRTPTSDDIKELFYLLQKPHVLSLLEAHDAVAQKDYYPHLPEIPQDCDEEEETIKIVQLVKSNEPLGATIKTDETTGKIVIARVMHGGAADRSGLIHVGDEVVEVNGINVEGKTPNDVLTILQNSEGTITFKLVPADGKCSIRESKVRVRAHFDYDAATDPYIPCKEAGLDFKKGDVLHIVSQDDAYWWQARREGDRNMRAGLIPSRALQERRIIHERTQVDNEGGLCSVSALPALTCSKSPKSPRCASKPKTKKIMYDTAENDDFDREQIATYEEVAKLYPRPGIYRPIVLIGAPGVGRNELKRRLIDTDPDKYRTPTPFTSRPMKPGEVNGKEYFFVSREKMEEDIEASKFIEFGEYKGNLYGTSSESVRSIISEGHVCILNPHYQALKMLRNPQLKPYIIYIKPPDLEILKDTRNAVHARSTFDVNNSRGFTEEEFVDIEKSAARIEFLYEHFFDETIVNSDLAIAFSQLLSACNRVETEPLWVPASWVQ; encoded by the exons ATGACAACAAATGTGATGGCTAATGGAAATAAAGAGAAATGGGACCCAG CACTATCCCGTCTGCTATCGACACTCCAACAGCCGGGAAACGACCTACCCTCCACCGACGAGGAGTTGGGATTTCTCAGCGATTTACTCCAGTCCAAGGAGCTCCACGCGTTGGTGAACGTACATAACAAGATCCTGAACAACGGTGCCAGCGACAAATTCTTTCCGATATTGTCGTGCTCGTTACAAGTAAATCGGGATGTTCTCGAGGTGTTAGCATCGAGAACGCCAACGTCCGATGACATCAAGGAGCTGTTTTATTTGCTTCAGAAACCCCACGTCctg tccCTTTTGGAAGCCCACGATGCGGTTGCTCAAAAAGATTACTACCCACACCTTCCCGAAATACCCCAAGATTGCGACGAGGAGGAAGAGACGATCAAAATTGTACAACTAGTCAAAAGTAACGAACCCTTG ggtGCAACAATAAAAACGGACGAAACCACCGGCAAAATTGTCATAGCCAGAGTGATGCACGGCGGAGCTGCTGACAGGTCAGGACTGATCCATGTTGGAGACGAAGTCGTAGAAGTCAACGGAATCAACGTTGAAGGAAAAACACCAAATGATGTTCTCACAATTTTG caaAACTCCGAAGGTACAATAACGTTTAAATTGGTACCTGCGGATGGAAAATGTTCCATAAGGGAGAGTAAAGTAAGAGTCCGAGCTCATTTTGATTATGATGCAGCCACGGATCCCTACATTCCTTGCAAAGAAGCTGGGCTTGATTTCAAGAAAGGAGATGTGTTGCATATAGTTTCGCAGGATGACGCTTActg gtgGCAGGCAAGAAGGGAAGGCGACAGAAACATGAGGGCTGGTCTGATACCCAGTAGAGCGTTGCAGGAACGAAGGATAATACATGAGAGAACTCAGGTGGATAATGAAGGAG GGCTTTGCTCTGTTTCAGCCTTGCCTGCGCTAACCTGCAGTAAGTCCCCGAAATCCCCCCGTTGCGCCTCCAAAcccaaaactaaaaaaatcatgTATGACACAGCCGAGAACGACGATTTTGACCGCGAACAAATAGCGACTTACGAAGAAGTGGCCAAGCTCTATCCGAGGCCGGGCATCTATCGTCCAATTGTACTCATCGGGGCGCCGGGCGTCGGTCGCAATGAGCTCAAACGACGCCTCATAGACACTGATCCAGACAAGTATCGGACTCCTACTCCgt TTACCAGTCGACCCATGAAACCTGGTGAAGTGAATGGCAAGGAGTACTTCTTCGTCTCCCGCGAAAAAATGGAAGAGGACATTGAGGCCAGTAAATTCATCGAATTCGGCGAGTACAAAGGCAATTTGTACGGAACCTCGTCGGAGAGCGTGAGGTCAATCATCAGTGAAGGACACGTATGCATTTTGAACCCACACTATCAGGCACTGAAAATGTTAAGGAACCCGCAGCTTAAGccttatataatttacatcaaGCCGCCTGATTTGGAGATCCTGAAGGACACCAGGAATGCCGTGCATGCTAGGTCAACATTCGACGTAAATAATTCAAGGGGATTCACG GAAGAGGAATTTGTGGATATTGAAAAATCGGCTGCCAGGATAGAGTTTTTGTATGAACACTTTTTCGACGAAACTATCGTAAACTCCGACTTAGCAATTGCCTTTAGTCAACTTTTGTCGGCATGTAATCGTGTGGAGACGGAACCTCTGTGGGTGCCTGCTTCCTGGGTGCAATAA
- the LOC109604578 gene encoding MAGUK p55 subfamily member 7 isoform X4, which translates to MTTNVMANGNKEKWDPALSRLLSTLQQPGNDLPSTDEELGFLSDLLQSKELHALVNVHNKILNNGASDKFFPILSCSLQVNRDVLEVLASRTPTSDDIKELFYLLQKPHVLSLLEAHDAVAQKDYYPHLPEIPQDCDEEEETIKIVQLVKSNEPLGATIKTDETTGKIVIARVMHGGAADRSGLIHVGDEVVEVNGINVEGKTPNDVLTILQNSEGTITFKLVPADGKCSIRESKVRVRAHFDYDAATDPYIPCKEAGLDFKKGDVLHIVSQDDAYWWQARREGDRNMRAGLIPSRALQERRIIHERTQVDNEGAENDDFDREQIATYEEVAKLYPRPGIYRPIVLIGAPGVGRNELKRRLIDTDPDKYRTPTPFTSRPMKPGEVNGKEYFFVSREKMEEDIEASKFIEFGEYKGNLYGTSSESVRSIISEGHVCILNPHYQALKMLRNPQLKPYIIYIKPPDLEILKDTRNAVHARSTFDVNNSRGFTEEEFVDIEKSAARIEFLYEHFFDETIVNSDLAIAFSQLLSACNRVETEPLWVPASWVQ; encoded by the exons ATGACAACAAATGTGATGGCTAATGGAAATAAAGAGAAATGGGACCCAG CACTATCCCGTCTGCTATCGACACTCCAACAGCCGGGAAACGACCTACCCTCCACCGACGAGGAGTTGGGATTTCTCAGCGATTTACTCCAGTCCAAGGAGCTCCACGCGTTGGTGAACGTACATAACAAGATCCTGAACAACGGTGCCAGCGACAAATTCTTTCCGATATTGTCGTGCTCGTTACAAGTAAATCGGGATGTTCTCGAGGTGTTAGCATCGAGAACGCCAACGTCCGATGACATCAAGGAGCTGTTTTATTTGCTTCAGAAACCCCACGTCctg tccCTTTTGGAAGCCCACGATGCGGTTGCTCAAAAAGATTACTACCCACACCTTCCCGAAATACCCCAAGATTGCGACGAGGAGGAAGAGACGATCAAAATTGTACAACTAGTCAAAAGTAACGAACCCTTG ggtGCAACAATAAAAACGGACGAAACCACCGGCAAAATTGTCATAGCCAGAGTGATGCACGGCGGAGCTGCTGACAGGTCAGGACTGATCCATGTTGGAGACGAAGTCGTAGAAGTCAACGGAATCAACGTTGAAGGAAAAACACCAAATGATGTTCTCACAATTTTG caaAACTCCGAAGGTACAATAACGTTTAAATTGGTACCTGCGGATGGAAAATGTTCCATAAGGGAGAGTAAAGTAAGAGTCCGAGCTCATTTTGATTATGATGCAGCCACGGATCCCTACATTCCTTGCAAAGAAGCTGGGCTTGATTTCAAGAAAGGAGATGTGTTGCATATAGTTTCGCAGGATGACGCTTActg gtgGCAGGCAAGAAGGGAAGGCGACAGAAACATGAGGGCTGGTCTGATACCCAGTAGAGCGTTGCAGGAACGAAGGATAATACATGAGAGAACTCAGGTGGATAATGAAGGAG CCGAGAACGACGATTTTGACCGCGAACAAATAGCGACTTACGAAGAAGTGGCCAAGCTCTATCCGAGGCCGGGCATCTATCGTCCAATTGTACTCATCGGGGCGCCGGGCGTCGGTCGCAATGAGCTCAAACGACGCCTCATAGACACTGATCCAGACAAGTATCGGACTCCTACTCCgt TTACCAGTCGACCCATGAAACCTGGTGAAGTGAATGGCAAGGAGTACTTCTTCGTCTCCCGCGAAAAAATGGAAGAGGACATTGAGGCCAGTAAATTCATCGAATTCGGCGAGTACAAAGGCAATTTGTACGGAACCTCGTCGGAGAGCGTGAGGTCAATCATCAGTGAAGGACACGTATGCATTTTGAACCCACACTATCAGGCACTGAAAATGTTAAGGAACCCGCAGCTTAAGccttatataatttacatcaaGCCGCCTGATTTGGAGATCCTGAAGGACACCAGGAATGCCGTGCATGCTAGGTCAACATTCGACGTAAATAATTCAAGGGGATTCACG GAAGAGGAATTTGTGGATATTGAAAAATCGGCTGCCAGGATAGAGTTTTTGTATGAACACTTTTTCGACGAAACTATCGTAAACTCCGACTTAGCAATTGCCTTTAGTCAACTTTTGTCGGCATGTAATCGTGTGGAGACGGAACCTCTGTGGGTGCCTGCTTCCTGGGTGCAATAA
- the LOC109604578 gene encoding MAGUK p55 subfamily member 7 isoform X1, whose translation MTTNVMANGNKEKWDPALSRLLSTLQQPGNDLPSTDEELGFLSDLLQSKELHALVNVHNKILNNGASDKFFPILSCSLQVNRDVLEVLASRTPTSDDIKELFYLLQKPHVLSLLEAHDAVAQKDYYPHLPEIPQDCDEEEETIKIVQLVKSNEPLTGAQSAEPIVGATIKTDETTGKIVIARVMHGGAADRSGLIHVGDEVVEVNGINVEGKTPNDVLTILQNSEGTITFKLVPADGKCSIRESKVRVRAHFDYDAATDPYIPCKEAGLDFKKGDVLHIVSQDDAYWWQARREGDRNMRAGLIPSRALQERRIIHERTQVDNEGGLCSVSALPALTCSKSPKSPRCASKPKTKKIMYDTAENDDFDREQIATYEEVAKLYPRPGIYRPIVLIGAPGVGRNELKRRLIDTDPDKYRTPTPFTSRPMKPGEVNGKEYFFVSREKMEEDIEASKFIEFGEYKGNLYGTSSESVRSIISEGHVCILNPHYQALKMLRNPQLKPYIIYIKPPDLEILKDTRNAVHARSTFDVNNSRGFTEEEFVDIEKSAARIEFLYEHFFDETIVNSDLAIAFSQLLSACNRVETEPLWVPASWVQ comes from the exons ATGACAACAAATGTGATGGCTAATGGAAATAAAGAGAAATGGGACCCAG CACTATCCCGTCTGCTATCGACACTCCAACAGCCGGGAAACGACCTACCCTCCACCGACGAGGAGTTGGGATTTCTCAGCGATTTACTCCAGTCCAAGGAGCTCCACGCGTTGGTGAACGTACATAACAAGATCCTGAACAACGGTGCCAGCGACAAATTCTTTCCGATATTGTCGTGCTCGTTACAAGTAAATCGGGATGTTCTCGAGGTGTTAGCATCGAGAACGCCAACGTCCGATGACATCAAGGAGCTGTTTTATTTGCTTCAGAAACCCCACGTCctg tccCTTTTGGAAGCCCACGATGCGGTTGCTCAAAAAGATTACTACCCACACCTTCCCGAAATACCCCAAGATTGCGACGAGGAGGAAGAGACGATCAAAATTGTACAACTAGTCAAAAGTAACGAACCCTTG ACTGGGGCACAAAGTGCTGAACCAATCGTT ggtGCAACAATAAAAACGGACGAAACCACCGGCAAAATTGTCATAGCCAGAGTGATGCACGGCGGAGCTGCTGACAGGTCAGGACTGATCCATGTTGGAGACGAAGTCGTAGAAGTCAACGGAATCAACGTTGAAGGAAAAACACCAAATGATGTTCTCACAATTTTG caaAACTCCGAAGGTACAATAACGTTTAAATTGGTACCTGCGGATGGAAAATGTTCCATAAGGGAGAGTAAAGTAAGAGTCCGAGCTCATTTTGATTATGATGCAGCCACGGATCCCTACATTCCTTGCAAAGAAGCTGGGCTTGATTTCAAGAAAGGAGATGTGTTGCATATAGTTTCGCAGGATGACGCTTActg gtgGCAGGCAAGAAGGGAAGGCGACAGAAACATGAGGGCTGGTCTGATACCCAGTAGAGCGTTGCAGGAACGAAGGATAATACATGAGAGAACTCAGGTGGATAATGAAGGAG GGCTTTGCTCTGTTTCAGCCTTGCCTGCGCTAACCTGCAGTAAGTCCCCGAAATCCCCCCGTTGCGCCTCCAAAcccaaaactaaaaaaatcatgTATGACACAGCCGAGAACGACGATTTTGACCGCGAACAAATAGCGACTTACGAAGAAGTGGCCAAGCTCTATCCGAGGCCGGGCATCTATCGTCCAATTGTACTCATCGGGGCGCCGGGCGTCGGTCGCAATGAGCTCAAACGACGCCTCATAGACACTGATCCAGACAAGTATCGGACTCCTACTCCgt TTACCAGTCGACCCATGAAACCTGGTGAAGTGAATGGCAAGGAGTACTTCTTCGTCTCCCGCGAAAAAATGGAAGAGGACATTGAGGCCAGTAAATTCATCGAATTCGGCGAGTACAAAGGCAATTTGTACGGAACCTCGTCGGAGAGCGTGAGGTCAATCATCAGTGAAGGACACGTATGCATTTTGAACCCACACTATCAGGCACTGAAAATGTTAAGGAACCCGCAGCTTAAGccttatataatttacatcaaGCCGCCTGATTTGGAGATCCTGAAGGACACCAGGAATGCCGTGCATGCTAGGTCAACATTCGACGTAAATAATTCAAGGGGATTCACG GAAGAGGAATTTGTGGATATTGAAAAATCGGCTGCCAGGATAGAGTTTTTGTATGAACACTTTTTCGACGAAACTATCGTAAACTCCGACTTAGCAATTGCCTTTAGTCAACTTTTGTCGGCATGTAATCGTGTGGAGACGGAACCTCTGTGGGTGCCTGCTTCCTGGGTGCAATAA